The Chitinivorax sp. PXF-14 genome contains a region encoding:
- a CDS encoding DUF1993 family protein: MTLSMYQASVPVFARMMNNLAAILEKAAAHAEARKIDPAVLLNSRLFPDMFALSRQVQVVSDTAKGCVARLAGLEPPKFEDNEASFPELIARLKKTIDFINSVSAEQIDGSEDKTITVPMRSGPLTFVGMPYLLGFALPNFYFHLTTAYDILRHNGVEIGKMDYLGAV, encoded by the coding sequence ATGACACTTTCCATGTACCAGGCCTCGGTGCCGGTATTCGCCAGGATGATGAACAACCTCGCCGCGATCCTGGAAAAGGCGGCGGCCCACGCCGAAGCGAGGAAGATCGACCCGGCAGTGCTGCTCAACAGCCGCCTGTTTCCCGACATGTTCGCGCTCTCGCGCCAGGTGCAGGTCGTCAGCGACACGGCCAAGGGCTGTGTGGCAAGGCTGGCCGGGCTGGAGCCGCCAAAATTCGAAGACAATGAGGCGAGCTTTCCCGAGCTGATCGCGCGGCTCAAGAAAACCATCGACTTCATCAACAGCGTGAGCGCCGAGCAGATCGACGGCAGCGAGGACAAGACCATCACCGTGCCGATGCGCAGCGGCCCGCTCACTTTCGTCGGCATGCCGTATCTGCTGGGCTTTGCCCTGCCGAATTTCTACTTCCACCTGACCACGGCTTACGACATCCTGCGCCACAACGGCGTCGAAATCGGCAAGATGGACTATCTGGGCGCGGTCTGA